The following proteins are encoded in a genomic region of Eulemur rufifrons isolate Redbay chromosome 18, OSU_ERuf_1, whole genome shotgun sequence:
- the TKTL2 gene encoding LOW QUALITY PROTEIN: transketolase-like protein 2 (The sequence of the model RefSeq protein was modified relative to this genomic sequence to represent the inferred CDS: substituted 2 bases at 2 genomic stop codons) — protein MCVSTLSSLLDLSPVWRARIVFDSSVEHYIRLLSIKYAAFDQIRMGAISQTNINLIGSHCGVSIGEDGPSQMALEGLAMFRSIPNCTIFYPSDAVSTEHAVYLAANTKWMCFIQTCXPETEVIYTPQENLKIGQAKVVRHSDNDKVTVIGPEVTLQGALAAADNLSQQGISIHVTDPFTIKSLDATTITSSAKATGGRVITVEDHYREGGIGEAVWAAVAGEPDILVHQLAVSGVPXSGKPSELLDMFGISARHIIVTVKHTLMN, from the coding sequence ATGTGTGTATCTACTTTGTCTTCCCTATTAGATTTAAGTCCAGTCTGGAGGGCAAGAATCGTCTTTGACTCCTCTGTAGAGCATTACATAAGATTGTTATCTATCAAGTATGCAGCATTTGATCAGATCCGAATGGGAGCCATCTCTCAAACCAATATCAACCTTATTGGTTCCCATTGTGGAGTATCTATTGGTGAAGATGGACCCTCCCAGATGGCCCTAGAGGGTCTAGCCATGTTCCGAAGCATTCCCAATTGCACTATTTTCTATCCAAGTGATGCCGTTTCGACAGAGCATGCTGTTTATCTGGCTGCCAATACCAAATGGATGTGTTTCATTCAGACCTGCTGACCAGAAACTGAAGTTATTTATACCCCACAAGAAAATTTGAAGATTGGACAGGCCAAAGTGGTCCGCCACAGTGACAATGACAAGGTCACAGTTATTGGACCTGAAGTTACTCTTCAAGGAGCCTTAGCAGCTGCTGACAATCTTTCCCAACAAGGTATTTCTATCCATGTCACTGACCCATTTACTATTAAATCCCTAGATGCTACCACTATCACCTCCAGTGCAAAAGCCACAGGTGGCCGGGTTATCACAGTGGAGGACCACTACAGAGAAGGTGGCATTGGAGAAGCTGTATGGGCAGCTGTCGCCGGGGAGCCTGACATCCTTGTTCATCAGCTGGCAGTGTCAGGAGTGCCTTGAAGTGGGAAGCCTAGTGAACTGCTGGATATGTTTGGAATCAGTGCCAGACACATCATAGTGACTGTAAAACATACTTTAATGAACTAA